Proteins encoded together in one Rhipicephalus sanguineus isolate Rsan-2018 chromosome 9, BIME_Rsan_1.4, whole genome shotgun sequence window:
- the LOC119405962 gene encoding tRNA wybutosine-synthesizing protein 2 homolog — MGRTASEPERLRRGVEQVLKATAYSDEHVKELLKKVPKRWQRHGDLVILRRDAFDDCRWDHVQERLWDVICDALRCKRLALAGRIADDGHRTPQVELVRGHDGWVTHVDNKIKYTFDVTKCMFSAGNVTEKLRVSSMDCRGEIVVDLFAGIGYFTLPYLLHTGAAHVHACEWNPDALEALRRNLQLNGVQDRCTVHAGDCREVCPEGVADRVNLGLIPSSAVGWQTGCKALNPQRESCWMHVHENVESKPDAKGLGSEQLEERVHQVCTIMADLMKHCHPSNSWNVTCVHVEHVKSYAPRVEHVVMDLRFDKSVET; from the exons ATGGGCCGAACGGCAAGCGAGCCCGAGCGCCTGCGACGCGGCGTTGAGCAGGTTCTGAAGGCAACCGCCTACTCCGACGAGCATGTAAAAGAGCTGCTCAAGAAAGTGCCAAAGCGATGGCAGAGACACGGGGACCTGGTGATCCTTAGGCGAGACGCTTTCGACGATTGCCGTTGGGACCACGTCC AGGAGCGACTGTGGGATGTGATCTGTGATGCCCTCCGTTGTAAGAGGCTGGCACTGGCGGGAAGAATTGCGGACGATGGGCACCGGACACCCCAGGTTGAGTTGGTGCGTGGACACGACGGATGGGTCACGCACGTCGACAACAAGATCAA GTACACCTTTGACGTAACCAAGTGCATGTTCAGTGCGGGAAATGTCACGGAAAAACTCCGGGTCTCCAGCATGGACTGCCGAGGCGAGATCGTCGTGGACCTTTTTGCAG GCATTGGTTACTTCACCCTACCGTACCTTCTGCACACTGGAGCAGCGCACGTGCACGCCTGCGAATGGAACCCCGATGCCCTCGAGGCGCTGCGCAGGAACCTGCAACTGAATGGAGTGCAGGACCGGTGCACTGTCCATGCCGGTGATTGCCGAGAG GTCTGTCCTGAAGGTGTGGCCGATCGAGTCAACCTAGGCCTCATCCCGTCGTCTGCCGTCGGCTGGCAGACGGGGTGTAAGGCGCTCAACCCTCAGCGCGAGAGCTGCTGGATGCACGTTCATGAAAACGTGGAATCGAAGCCCGACGCGAAAGGGTTGGGATCAGAACAGTTGGAAGAGCGCGTCCATCAAGTGTGCACCATCATGGCAGACCTGATGAAGCACTGTCATCCGAGCAACAGCTGGAATGTTACGTGTGTTCACGTAGAGCACGTCAAGTCATACGCACCCCGCGTTGAACACGTGGTGATGGACCTGCGGTTTGATAAGTCGGTGGAGACGTGA